Proteins from a single region of Demequina sp. NBRC 110054:
- a CDS encoding cation-translocating P-type ATPase produces the protein MSATTEQRTAWWTLTSSEAVEARGSGPEGLTGAQAQTRLAEHGPNELTAAKPPSVWRMALNQLADPMNLMLVGVCIVSAVIAETSTAIMIGLLVIANVWSGAAQERKAQASVDALATMQVPMVRVRRDGAVTEVPAAEVVPGDVLELEAGDIVPADARLLRSSTLEAQEAALTGESAPVEKSADASLDSDTPLGDRVTMVYQNTSVTRGTATAVVVETGMGTEMGAIATMLTGVERVQSPLQKELGSLTKVIGAVAWGAVAVIVLLGLRRGDSFSDLMFLGTAVAISAIPTGLPTFVQGMLGWGSRQLADAKAIVASLNDVETLGATSAICSDKTGTLTMNQMTARSIWVAGHTFTVDGAGYSFEGAIRSADGEPVDPGGPLAYALALPNDATVSAEGEVVGDPTEAAFVVLAHKLGVDVAEAHRQFPRVAEVPFDSDYKFMATFHRLEWEGRRRLVAAVKGAPDVLLARSEDAVAARREVTPVAEVGDAVTEEIEYRSSQGLRTLALALKIVDEEDEEAALADPMSAIQGLTFVCVVGIVDPLRPEAAQAVREAHAAGIQVRMITGDHAVTAAAIGRELGLEGDAVTGAELDAMDDAELDGRLEGLSVFGRVTPQDKLRLVQHLQGQGDVVAMTGDAVNDAAAIKQADIGVAMGSGSEVTKQAAKLVLTDDNFATLVHAVRLGRVVYSKITNYLTFQMAQLIALVLLFLAASLLDVNGGVALTPVMTLVLNFAVVLFPVLMIITDPASGGLMRRPPRDTSEGLASTASLVRWLIYGGSLAIAALVPLLVLESELDPEGGASPPMTMAFVIVSFVTVGTGVALRRDPESGIRGPWGAVGRLAPWPIAATIVATELPFLQRWLDTTSLTGAEWLACVLLSAAVVAIVELDKALRRRRAATATVAEVTEVVAPARAR, from the coding sequence GTGAGCGCGACGACGGAGCAGCGGACGGCGTGGTGGACCCTCACCTCCTCTGAGGCGGTGGAGGCGCGGGGGTCCGGCCCCGAGGGCCTGACCGGCGCGCAAGCGCAGACTCGCCTCGCCGAGCACGGTCCGAACGAGCTCACCGCGGCGAAGCCACCGAGTGTGTGGCGCATGGCGCTCAACCAGCTCGCCGACCCGATGAACCTCATGCTCGTCGGCGTCTGCATCGTCTCGGCAGTGATCGCGGAGACCTCCACGGCCATCATGATCGGCCTGCTCGTCATCGCGAACGTGTGGTCGGGCGCGGCGCAGGAACGCAAGGCGCAGGCGAGCGTGGACGCGCTCGCCACCATGCAGGTGCCCATGGTGCGGGTGCGCAGGGACGGCGCCGTCACGGAGGTCCCGGCGGCCGAGGTGGTGCCGGGCGACGTGCTCGAGCTCGAAGCGGGCGACATCGTGCCCGCCGACGCGCGGCTGCTCCGCTCGAGCACGCTCGAGGCACAGGAGGCCGCGCTTACCGGCGAGAGCGCACCGGTCGAGAAGAGCGCGGACGCCTCCCTCGACTCCGACACCCCTCTGGGCGACCGTGTCACGATGGTCTATCAGAACACCTCCGTGACTCGGGGGACCGCGACCGCGGTCGTCGTGGAGACGGGCATGGGCACCGAGATGGGCGCGATCGCCACGATGCTGACCGGCGTCGAGCGCGTGCAGTCCCCGCTCCAGAAGGAGCTCGGCTCCCTGACCAAGGTGATCGGCGCGGTGGCGTGGGGCGCGGTCGCCGTCATCGTTTTGCTCGGCCTGCGTCGCGGCGATTCCTTCTCCGACCTCATGTTCCTCGGCACTGCGGTCGCGATCTCCGCGATCCCCACCGGTCTGCCGACCTTCGTCCAGGGCATGCTCGGCTGGGGCTCGCGACAGCTCGCCGACGCGAAGGCGATCGTGGCCTCCCTCAACGACGTGGAGACCCTCGGCGCGACGAGCGCGATCTGCTCCGACAAGACCGGCACGCTCACGATGAACCAGATGACCGCGCGCTCGATCTGGGTCGCGGGCCATACCTTCACGGTCGACGGCGCGGGTTACTCGTTCGAGGGTGCCATCAGGAGCGCCGACGGGGAGCCAGTCGATCCGGGCGGCCCGCTCGCCTATGCGCTCGCGCTGCCGAACGACGCGACGGTGTCGGCGGAGGGTGAGGTGGTCGGCGACCCGACCGAGGCTGCCTTCGTGGTCCTCGCGCACAAGCTCGGCGTGGACGTGGCGGAGGCGCACCGCCAGTTCCCCCGCGTGGCCGAGGTGCCGTTCGACTCCGACTACAAGTTCATGGCCACCTTCCATCGCCTCGAATGGGAGGGGCGACGCAGGCTTGTCGCCGCGGTGAAGGGCGCTCCGGATGTGCTTCTTGCGAGGTCGGAGGATGCTGTCGCGGCGCGGCGCGAGGTCACTCCCGTGGCCGAAGTCGGCGACGCCGTGACGGAGGAGATCGAGTACAGGTCCTCTCAGGGGCTGCGCACGCTCGCCCTCGCGCTCAAGATCGTCGACGAGGAGGACGAGGAGGCGGCGCTCGCCGACCCGATGTCCGCGATCCAGGGCCTGACCTTCGTCTGCGTCGTCGGCATCGTCGATCCCTTGCGTCCCGAGGCCGCGCAGGCAGTGCGCGAGGCGCACGCCGCGGGCATTCAGGTCCGCATGATCACCGGCGATCACGCGGTCACGGCGGCCGCGATCGGCCGCGAGCTCGGGCTCGAGGGCGACGCCGTCACCGGGGCCGAGCTCGACGCCATGGACGATGCGGAGCTCGACGGGAGGCTCGAGGGCCTGTCGGTCTTCGGCAGGGTCACTCCTCAGGACAAGCTCAGGCTCGTCCAGCATCTCCAGGGCCAGGGCGATGTTGTCGCCATGACCGGCGACGCTGTCAACGACGCGGCCGCGATCAAGCAGGCCGACATCGGCGTCGCGATGGGCAGCGGATCCGAGGTGACCAAGCAGGCAGCGAAGCTCGTGCTCACGGACGACAACTTCGCGACGCTCGTGCATGCGGTGCGGCTGGGGCGCGTCGTCTACAGCAAGATCACGAACTACCTCACGTTCCAGATGGCGCAGCTCATCGCACTCGTGCTGCTGTTCCTCGCCGCGAGCCTGCTCGACGTCAACGGGGGAGTGGCCCTCACGCCGGTCATGACCCTGGTCCTCAACTTCGCGGTCGTGCTCTTCCCCGTGCTCATGATCATCACCGACCCCGCATCGGGTGGCCTGATGCGGCGCCCGCCGCGCGACACGTCCGAAGGCCTCGCGAGCACCGCGTCTCTCGTCCGCTGGCTCATCTACGGAGGCTCGCTCGCGATCGCCGCGCTCGTTCCCCTGCTCGTGCTCGAGAGCGAGCTCGACCCCGAAGGCGGTGCCTCGCCCCCGATGACGATGGCGTTCGTGATCGTGTCCTTCGTGACGGTCGGCACCGGTGTGGCCCTCCGGCGCGACCCGGAGTCGGGAATCCGGGGCCCCTGGGGAGCGGTAGGGAGGCTCGCGCCGTGGCCGATCGCCGCGACCATCGTCGCCACAGAGCTGCCCTTCCTCCAGCGCTGGCTCGATACGACGTCACTGACCGGAGCCGAATGGCTCGCGTGCGTGCTGCTGTCGGCCGCGGTCGTCGCCATCGTCGAGCTCGACAAGGCGCTGCGCCGCCGGCGCGCCGCGACGGCGACCGTCGCCGAGGTGACCGAGGTCGTCGCCCCCGCGCGGGCACGTTGA
- a CDS encoding histidine phosphatase family protein, translating to MTRLHIVRHGQTDWNLQNRLQGSTDIPLNDTGRAQAAAASSGLLTQLGEAPTVVASHLSRAIETAEILFAGLGVPIHKDPRIGERSYGVWEGLEADLRQVHHPEDYDRWKAGLEPRIEGYETHAELAERAVAATEEWAARVDVAGGGDLVFVSHGSTGRMLIATLIGAPVTGRAVGTLENACWSRLVRSGDGGWSLDRHNVGAEPVRA from the coding sequence GTGACCCGGCTTCACATCGTCCGCCACGGCCAGACGGACTGGAACCTGCAGAACCGTCTCCAGGGCTCGACCGACATCCCGCTGAACGACACCGGCCGTGCGCAGGCCGCGGCCGCATCGTCCGGGCTGCTCACCCAGCTCGGCGAGGCACCGACCGTCGTCGCCTCGCACCTGTCGCGTGCGATCGAGACCGCGGAGATCCTCTTCGCGGGGCTCGGCGTGCCGATCCACAAGGACCCGCGCATCGGAGAGCGTTCCTACGGCGTGTGGGAGGGCCTCGAGGCGGATCTGCGCCAGGTGCACCACCCCGAGGACTACGACCGCTGGAAGGCCGGCCTGGAGCCGCGCATCGAGGGCTACGAGACGCACGCCGAGCTCGCGGAGCGGGCCGTGGCGGCGACCGAGGAATGGGCCGCGCGCGTCGACGTCGCGGGCGGGGGAGACCTGGTCTTCGTCTCGCACGGCTCGACCGGTCGGATGCTTATCGCGACGCTGATCGGCGCACCCGTGACCGGCCGCGCCGTCGGCACGCTCGAGAACGCATGCTGGTCCCGCCTGGTGCGCTCGGGCGACGGCGGCTGGTCGCTCGACCGCCACAACGTCGGAGCGGAGCCGGTGAGGGCCTGA
- a CDS encoding histidine phosphatase family protein, which translates to MTTLILLRHGRTDYNVSGRLQGSLDVPLGEAGRIQARAASRHLRHAYGTPDALLSSPLLRALDTAREVGRAAGLEPVADARLTQRSYGAWEGLTWDDVRARWPEQYEARMRGEDPDIEGWGRSDAVGARVAACLEEACRGRRLVTVVSHGSALMLGALRLLGMPPLSTSLGKLPHGHWNVLTRSSTGAWSLERYGIDPSGARLPRGVEAQDGD; encoded by the coding sequence ATGACGACGCTGATCCTGCTGAGGCACGGCCGCACCGACTACAACGTCTCCGGTCGCCTCCAGGGCAGCCTCGACGTCCCGCTCGGCGAGGCTGGCCGGATCCAGGCGCGCGCCGCATCTCGCCACCTGCGCCACGCCTACGGCACCCCCGACGCGCTGCTGTCCTCGCCGCTCCTGCGCGCCCTCGACACGGCTCGCGAGGTCGGCCGCGCGGCGGGCCTCGAGCCCGTGGCCGATGCGCGGCTCACCCAGCGCTCGTACGGCGCCTGGGAGGGCCTCACGTGGGACGACGTCCGCGCGCGCTGGCCCGAGCAGTACGAGGCCAGGATGCGCGGCGAGGACCCCGATATCGAGGGCTGGGGCCGCTCGGACGCCGTGGGCGCGCGTGTCGCGGCGTGCCTCGAGGAGGCCTGCCGAGGCCGGCGCCTGGTCACCGTCGTGAGCCACGGCAGCGCACTCATGCTGGGGGCGCTCAGGCTGCTCGGGATGCCGCCGCTGTCGACCTCCCTGGGCAAGCTGCCGCACGGGCACTGGAACGTCCTCACGCGCTCCTCGACCGGGGCCTGGTCGCTCGAGCGCTACGGGATCGACCCCTCGGGTGCGCGACTGCCCCGCGGCGTGGAGGCTCAGGACGGCGATTAA
- the rsfS gene encoding ribosome silencing factor, with product MTASHRALALTEAVARAAADKKAEEIIALDVSEHLPLADVFVVASGTNERQVTAIAEGIEEALLDEGAKAIRREGMREGRWALMDFNDVIVHVMHQEDRAYYELERLWKDCPVVPLPDAQ from the coding sequence ATGACGGCCTCCCACCGCGCCCTTGCGCTGACCGAGGCCGTGGCTCGCGCCGCGGCCGACAAGAAGGCCGAGGAGATCATCGCTCTCGACGTCTCCGAGCACCTCCCGCTGGCCGACGTGTTCGTCGTCGCCTCTGGCACCAACGAGCGCCAGGTCACCGCGATCGCCGAGGGCATCGAGGAGGCGCTGCTCGACGAGGGCGCCAAGGCGATCCGCCGCGAGGGCATGCGCGAGGGCCGCTGGGCCCTCATGGACTTCAACGACGTGATCGTGCACGTGATGCACCAGGAGGATCGCGCCTACTACGAGCTCGAGCGGCTGTGGAAGGACTGTCCCGTGGTGCCGCTGCCCGACGCGCAGTGA
- the nadD gene encoding nicotinate-nucleotide adenylyltransferase gives MAGTRVGVLGGTFDPIHHGHLAAASEVCASLGLDRVLLVPTAAQPFKEPDGPAHAEHRLAMCRLAVAHDPRLDVSTVDIDRGGTTFTVDTLEDLRAQQPDAELYFIAGADALARLSEWRDADRLLALARFVAVTRPGHAMSPSSGAYAVVEAPALDVSSTDVRRRVGEGRPIRYLVPHAVADYIQEHDLYIGGTDD, from the coding sequence GTGGCAGGCACCCGCGTCGGAGTCCTCGGGGGGACGTTCGATCCCATCCACCACGGCCACCTGGCCGCGGCCAGCGAGGTATGCGCGTCCCTCGGCCTCGACCGCGTGCTGCTGGTGCCGACGGCCGCGCAGCCCTTCAAGGAGCCCGACGGCCCCGCGCACGCCGAGCATCGACTCGCGATGTGCCGGCTCGCGGTGGCGCACGATCCGCGGCTCGACGTGTCGACCGTGGACATCGACCGAGGCGGCACGACATTCACCGTCGACACGCTCGAGGACCTGCGGGCACAGCAGCCCGACGCCGAGCTGTACTTCATCGCCGGCGCGGACGCCCTCGCGAGGCTCTCGGAGTGGCGTGACGCCGACCGGCTCCTCGCCCTCGCGCGCTTCGTCGCGGTCACCAGGCCCGGACACGCGATGTCACCGTCTAGCGGCGCGTATGCAGTGGTAGAGGCCCCCGCGCTGGATGTATCCTCGACGGACGTTCGGCGACGGGTCGGAGAGGGGCGACCTATCCGGTACCTCGTCCCTCATGCTGTTGCCGATTACATCCAGGAGCACGATCTGTACATCGGAGGGACGGATGACTGA